The Verrucomicrobiota bacterium DNA window CGGAAGCAGAAGATCGATCAAATAGGGGAAGGGGAGAGGAATCAAAAGAAATCACTGAGGATCTTACAGGTGAGCTTTTTTAGCTTATGCACCTCTAATACCTGCCGTGATTGTCTAAAAGTCCCTTGGCGCTTAGATCTCTACTGATATCAGAGGATCAATCCGGCGGAAAAATCTATGAATACTTCAGTTCCCTTGATACCCCGTTTGAACCGGGGTATCACAAAGTGAATATTTAAAATTTAATTCAAAAATGCTTTAAATACAAAGGTGCGTAGAGACCCATCAGCCTCTGCCCACAGCACGTTTTCTCAGCACTACCAAAGTGACGAGACCTACACCAATAAGGAAATAAGTAGAAGGCTCGGGAACTGCTTCATAAGAAATCGTATAGTCCACTACTGTGGGATCTGTTTCCTGTATCCAAAAGGAGTGAGATCCAGCTTCTAGGGAAGTCAGTCCGAGGTCCGTCAGTAAATTGACAGTTGATGAATCAAATAAACTTCTGGCATCGATATCTTCGCGCTCTTGTCCGCTAAAGCCTACACCAGCCTTGTAAGCTAAAAAACTACCTCTGCCGGCTGGGTTTGGTGCAGTGAAGTAATTATCTATGGTAATGGTGTTGATGCTGAGACCAAATGGAATGGTCAGAGTAAAATAATCTGCATCGGAACCATCTGTAGCGCCAGTATCCCCATTTTCACCAACACTACCAATAATGGTATTAATTCCAGGACCTACTACGAGTAATTCTGGGCTTGATGGGGTGCCAGATAAGTCGCCTGATACAAGTTCGCTATAAATAACCGCAGCTTGTGAATGCGACGAAATGAGGCACGTGTAAAGTGCTATGAGAGCGACCGTAGATAAAGAATTCATATGTATTTTCGTGATGATAGAGTTCATCCCCAATACGGGGCTGAGTGTAGATTGCCATGCCTTAGTGGCTTTTGCTGATTTTGGTAGGGTATCTTTTTGCATGTTTTGATCCTTTCTTTTTTGTTGTTTTTTAGTGTTTCGCAAAAGTAGAGATCTTAGCTGGATCATAATCGCTATCTTTAATTTTTACTATTCTTAGGGTCACCAGGATGAACAGGCCAAGTCCTAACAAGAAAAGAGTAGAGGGCTCAGGAATGACGGCATGGATTCCAGGATCTGTATTAGCTAGAATCAGTGCTAGCTCCTCAATATCATCACCTGTTTCAAGTGCATTTATGCCACCAAAAGTCCATTCGCTTGGATTGAAAATACCAGAGGCGCTTAATACATTAGGATTTCTGAAAGCATACGAGTCAGTATATTCCCAGGATTCACCTGTGCCGTCCGTTCCGATTACTCCATAGAGATCAACTAGGGTGGCATCAGAACCATCTCCACTAGCGGGTCCTAAGAAAAGAGCAATAACGTCATTCCCGTTCACAAAACCACCAAGATCATCGTTGTCGGGATTAAATCCATAAACGTCAAAGAAGGTGCCAATGCCTGGGGAGTCGCCATTCTCATAAGAGACAACGTAAGACTCACCAGCACTTAGAAAGCCTGATAGAACTAAGGAAGAGCCGTTGTTTAGGTTTGTTCCACCATTGTTATAATTGCCAATACTGTATAAAGATAAATCAACACTGCTAGTGCTGACATTAGTCAGCTCAACATACTTGGGAAGGCCACCCGGTAAGGGCGCATCTACGACCTCTGAAATAATCAGTTGTGCTTGCCCGAAGTGACTCAAGCCACAGGCTAAAAGACTAATAG harbors:
- a CDS encoding lamin tail domain-containing protein: MVKKLLSISLLACGLSHFGQAQLIISEVVDAPLPGGLPKYVELTNVSTSSVDLSLYSIGNYNNGGTNLNNGSSLVLSGFLSAGESYVVSYENGDSPGIGTFFDVYGFNPDNDDLGGFVNGNDVIALFLGPASGDGSDATLVDLYGVIGTDGTGESWEYTDSYAFRNPNVLSASGIFNPSEWTFGGINALETGDDIEELALILANTDPGIHAVIPEPSTLFLLGLGLFILVTLRIVKIKDSDYDPAKISTFAKH
- a CDS encoding PEP-CTERM sorting domain-containing protein, yielding MQKDTLPKSAKATKAWQSTLSPVLGMNSIITKIHMNSLSTVALIALYTCLISSHSQAAVIYSELVSGDLSGTPSSPELLVVGPGINTIIGSVGENGDTGATDGSDADYFTLTIPFGLSINTITIDNYFTAPNPAGRGSFLAYKAGVGFSGQEREDIDARSLFDSSTVNLLTDLGLTSLEAGSHSFWIQETDPTVVDYTISYEAVPEPSTYFLIGVGLVTLVVLRKRAVGRG